One window of the Dermacentor andersoni chromosome 10, qqDerAnde1_hic_scaffold, whole genome shotgun sequence genome contains the following:
- the LOC126519707 gene encoding uncharacterized protein, which produces MPNKCCVPNCRSNCKSGQKNHVFKFPQYEEAQSAWIRAIPRADFIVSPHSRVCELHFIEADIVREVSHLDDLTGNTVTAPLSRLRLRPGAVPSKFPQCPSYLSKPIFSREDPDSKCIRLEAASLKKACEASAEVFRKEKEADKILNLEDLMQFITSKKSTFWHPIERKERLILLHITEDDPPCIKYSIAVKADLGMTVYFARTPITKVGIDSPVPTVANSKKAVMGLLESIENSSAYFPQSPESCNEDICKQILLLLEKLSFSPTDGSSNVIQFLSEQLQLLSTKKVRRRYSADFMIFCCLLFTVSPHAFEYIRGSGRMALPHPVTIRSICSSYGMNPQIEHQSESFLRYMAGRITDLNDRQRFVTLMVDEIHIKPYFDYKGGNITGAALNSSAAATSALVFMVQSILCQFKEVAHIVPVQRADAEDLHNLLRKVICGLEEIGYRVVCVVSDNNAINAKAMSHFSSPPSKQIVYAHPSNPKRPLFFVIDPVHILKCIRNNWLNQKNDQKCFYFPELKPDFTGKQQMLSASFATIRNLYNLESERLLSYGYSLSRKALCPSNIERQNVKLALQIFNDYLPQALRALGTKHNLLFFEGTATFIEIVVKWWEIVNVKTPSKGKRLLDKFQEPVLPNENDIKIGFLRNLSAWLEEWKSKNLDSGTLTRDTHAAIDHTTYALVEFTKCCFEELKFSYVLLGKIQTDSLEERFGKYRMLAGSQYHVSIRQVYECVNKLRLQSTLPAISKDERWDEFQTHADHPRPSLNVAVTKDALSEIKDIVPVLVYVAGYAVYASLKKLNCSKCRDALTEKRLTSVSDSDGRYELVKQLDRGGLVYPAIFAVNAVAHNYVVVKQLSAKEEFINLPNQRRLVTDLTLERLVSDDSSEFDACEDGHKCEFVLRHLLWCSTNILLRNYCCKMNDKILDANAKARKRKAETLRSKAAVSL; this is translated from the exons atgcctaataagtgctgcgtgcccaattgcaGGAGCAATTGCAAATCGGGGCAAAAAAATCACGTCTTCAAGTTTCCACAATATGAAGAAGCGcagagtgcctggattagggcgataccacgtgcagacttcattgtatcaccgcactccagg GTCTGTGAACTTCACTTCATTGAGGCCGACATCGTGCGGGAGGTCTCTCACCTCGACGACCTTACAGGGAACACCGTCACTGCACCACTATCACGCCTGCGTCTTCGCCCAGGCGCAGTCCCATCAAAGTTTCCTCAATGTCCATCTTATCTTTCGAAGCCAATCTTTTCGAGGGAGGATCCGGATTCCAAGTGCATACGTCTTGAGGCTGCTTCTTTGAAGAAAGCGTGTGAAGCGTCTGCTGAAGTATTTCGCAAGGAGAAGGAAGCGGATAAGATTCTAAACCTAGAAGACCTGATGCAATTCATAACAAGCAAAAAGTCTACGTTCTGGCACCCTATTGAACGGAAGGAACGACTAATTTTACTGCACATCACTGAAGATGACCCTCCGTGCATCAAATATTCAATTGCAGTAAAAGCCGACCTCGGCATGACAGTTTACTTCGCAAGGACGCCGATAACGAAAGTGGGCATCGATTCCCCCGTTCCAACTGTAGCAAACAGCAAGAAAGCGGTGATGGGTCTGCTCGAGAGCATCGAGAATAGCAGTGCCTACTTCCCTCAGAGTCCTGAATCCTGTAATGAAGATATATGCAAGCAGATTCTTCTGCTGCTTGAAAAGTTGTCTTTCTCGCCCACAGATGGCAGTTCCAATGTCATACAGTTTCTTAGCGAGCAGTTACAGCTACTCTCCACGAAGAAAGTTCGGAGGCGTTACTCAGCCGACTTCATGATATTTTGCTGTCTACTATTCACAGTATCACCTCATGCATTCGAATATATACGCGGATCCGGTCGCATGGCTCTCCCGCACCCAGTGACCATTCGTTCAATATGCTCATCGTACGGTATGAATCCTCAAATCGAACATCAGAGTGAATCATTCCTCCGGTACATGGCGGGAAGAATCACCGACTTGAATGATCGCCAACGTTTTGTGACTCTGATGGTGGATGAAATTCACATCAAGCCTTATTTTGACTACAAGGGAGGCAATATTACCGGTGCTGCTCTGAACAGCTCAGCTGCAGCAACCAGCGCACTTGTCTTTATGGTGCAGAGCATCTTGTGCCAATTTAAGGAAGTCGCTCACATCGTCCCTGTGCAAAGAGCCGACGCAGAAGATCTGCACAACTTGCTGAGGAAAGTAATATGCGGACTGGAAGAGATTGGGTACAGGGTAGTTTGTGTCGTAAGTGACAACAATGCTATCAACGCGAAGGCTATGTCTCACTTCTCGTCACCTCCTTCTAAACAAATTGTTTACGCTCACCCATCGAACCCCAAAAGACCACTCTTTTTTGTAATAGACCCGGTACACATACTCAAGTGTATACGCAATAACTGGCTGAACCAGAAAAACGACCAAAAGTGCTTCTACTTTCCCGAGTTGAAACCAGACTTCACTGGAAAACAGCAAATGCTCTCTGCATCATTTGCTACAATCAGAAATCTGTACAACTTGGAGTCCGAGAGGCTGTTAAGCTATGGCTACAGCCTGTCAAGAAAGGCTCTCTGTCCATCGAACATTGAAAGACAGAACGTGAAGTTGGCATTGCAGATCTTCAATGACTACCTTCCTCAGGCCCTTCGAGCCCTTGGGACGAAGCACAACCTTCTGTTTTTTGAGGGTACTGCCACTTTCATTGAGATAGTGGTAAAATGGTGGGAGATTGTGAACGTGAAAACCCCTTCGAAAGGAAAAAGGCTACTGGACAAGTTCCAGGAACCAGTGCTTCCTAACGAAAATGATATCAAGATTGGTTTCCTGCGCAATCTTTCGGCCTGGTTGGAAGAGTGGAAAAGCAAAAATTTGGACAGCGGCACGTTAACAAGAGACACCCATGCCGCTATCGACCACACAACATATGCTTTAGTGGAGTTCACAAAGTGCTGTTTCGAAGAGCTCAAGTTCTCGTACGTCCTTTTAGGAAAGATCCAGACCGACAGTCTGGAGGAACGCTTCGGGAAGTACAGGATGCTAGCTGGATCCCAGTATCATGTGTCGATAAGACAAGTGTACGAATGTGTGAACAAGCTAAGGCTGCAAAGCACTCTACCAGCCATCAGTAAGGATGAGCGATGGGATGAATTTCAGACACACGCAGACCACCCACGCCCTAGCCTAAATGTTGCAGTAACGAAGGATGCCCTGTCTGAAATTAAAGACATCGTCCCGGTACTGGTCTACGTGGCGGGCTATGCCGTGTACGCTTCATTGAAAAAGCTCAACTGTTCGAAATGCAGGGACGCACTGACAGAGAAAAGGTTGACATCGGTCTCAGACTCGGATGGACGGTACGAGCTCGTGAAACAACTTGACAGGGGAGGACTTGTCTATCCAGCTATATTTGCCGTCAACGCTGTCGCACACAACTACGTGGTTGTTAAGCAACTATCAGCGAAAGAGGAATTTATTAATCTGCCAAACCAACGTCGTTTAGTGACTGACCTCACGCTTGAACGGCTCGTCagtgatgattcctcagagttcgacgctTGCGAGGATGGACACAAAtgtgaatttgtgttaaggcaccttttgtggtgtagcacgaatattttattgaggaattactgctgcaagatgaacgacaaaatattggatgccaatgcaaaggcaaggaagagaaaagctgaaactctgcgcagtaaggcagctgtttccttgTAA